In Natrinema sp. SYSU A 869, the following proteins share a genomic window:
- a CDS encoding TRAP transporter small permease, with product MDIDQSLGLKKDTWYDKIVLNIATFLFILMLMLTSLQILVRVLNLPISGGAWWTEPIARYSLMTGTFVGAAVASRNGEHIKMNIVSNQLTKRYPSVGTFVDILAQVLTIAFLIILTYAGFRAMSRNWGTPMIGVKAVPQGGMYGIISASLAMMVFYELINLWTLLAKTDVSQQVMKKVNYANKEGE from the coding sequence ATGGATATCGATCAGTCACTAGGCTTGAAAAAAGACACGTGGTACGACAAAATTGTACTAAATATAGCAACATTTTTATTTATATTAATGTTGATGTTGACGTCACTTCAGATACTTGTTCGAGTCCTCAATCTCCCAATCAGCGGCGGAGCGTGGTGGACGGAACCGATTGCACGGTATTCGCTCATGACCGGGACGTTCGTTGGTGCGGCCGTCGCCTCCAGAAACGGTGAACATATTAAGATGAACATCGTTTCCAATCAGCTTACGAAACGATACCCATCAGTTGGAACGTTCGTCGATATCCTCGCGCAGGTATTGACAATCGCCTTCCTGATCATCTTGACGTATGCCGGATTCAGAGCGATGAGCCGGAACTGGGGGACCCCCATGATCGGTGTCAAGGCGGTTCCACAGGGCGGGATGTACGGTATCATCTCTGCCTCCCTCGCAATGATGGTCTTCTATGAACTGATCAATCTATGGACCCTACTAGCGAAAACCGATGTCAGCCAGCAAGTCATGAAGAAGGTCAATTATGCAAACAAGGAGGGCGAGTGA